A region of Micromonospora chokoriensis DNA encodes the following proteins:
- the rph gene encoding ribonuclease PH gives MARPDGRGPSQLRPVTLTRGWSTHPEGSVLVEFGGTRVLCTASVTEGVPRWRKGSGLGWVTAEYAMLPRATNTRSDRESVKGRVGGRTHEISRLIGRSLRASIDLKALGENSIVLDCDVLQADGGTRTAAITGAYVALHDAVGWLAARKALAGKPEKVMHRSVAAVSVGIIAGEARLDLCYEEDVAAEVDMNVVCTGAGDFVEVQGTGEAGVFARDQLDSLLDLAVAGCTELAEAQRKALLS, from the coding sequence ATGGCGCGACCTGACGGGCGAGGGCCCTCTCAACTCCGACCGGTGACTCTGACCCGAGGCTGGAGCACCCATCCGGAGGGCTCGGTGCTCGTCGAATTCGGTGGCACCCGGGTGCTCTGCACGGCGAGCGTCACCGAGGGGGTGCCCCGCTGGCGCAAAGGCTCCGGGCTCGGCTGGGTGACCGCCGAGTACGCGATGCTGCCCCGGGCCACCAACACCCGTTCCGACCGCGAGAGCGTCAAGGGTCGTGTCGGTGGACGCACCCACGAGATCTCCCGGCTGATCGGCCGTAGCCTGCGGGCCAGCATCGACCTCAAGGCGCTCGGCGAGAACTCGATCGTGCTCGACTGCGACGTGCTGCAGGCCGACGGTGGCACCCGCACCGCCGCGATCACCGGCGCGTACGTCGCCCTGCACGACGCCGTGGGCTGGCTCGCCGCCCGCAAGGCGTTGGCCGGCAAGCCGGAGAAGGTGATGCACCGGTCGGTGGCCGCGGTCAGCGTCGGGATCATCGCCGGCGAGGCCCGTCTGGACCTCTGCTACGAGGAGGACGTGGCCGCCGAGGTCGACATGAACGTGGTGTGCACCGGCGCGGGCGACTTCGTCGAGGTGCAGGGCACCGGTGAGGCGGGCGTGTTCGCCCGGGACCAGCTCGACAGTCTGCTCGACCTGGCCGTCGCGGGTTGCACCGAATTGGCCGAAGCCCAGCGGAAGGCACTTCTCTCATGA
- a CDS encoding MBL fold metallo-hydrolase: MRLTVLGCAGSFPGPEAPCSAYLVEADGFRLLVDFGSGSLSSLQRYAGLHAPDAILLTHLHCDHILDAVTYVVVRRYAPEGPYPALPVYAPSGAPDRLSAAYGDDGTVEDVYQFYALQPGTFPIGPFTVTVDRVNHPVETYGVRLEHDGRSLCYSSDTAPCDALLRLAQNADVFLCEASYLDGVDNPPDLHLTGREAGETATKAVVGRLLLTHLVAAWGSEAHTLESAASAYTGPIDVVRPGASYDV; this comes from the coding sequence ATGCGACTGACGGTCCTTGGCTGCGCCGGCAGCTTCCCCGGCCCCGAGGCGCCCTGTTCGGCATACCTCGTCGAGGCCGACGGTTTCCGGCTCCTGGTGGACTTCGGTTCCGGGTCGCTGTCCAGCCTCCAGCGGTACGCGGGCCTGCACGCCCCGGACGCGATCCTGCTGACCCACCTGCACTGCGACCACATCCTCGACGCCGTGACCTACGTGGTGGTCCGCCGGTACGCCCCGGAGGGCCCCTACCCGGCGCTGCCCGTGTACGCGCCGTCCGGTGCGCCGGACCGGCTCAGCGCCGCCTACGGCGACGACGGCACCGTCGAGGACGTGTACCAGTTCTACGCACTCCAGCCCGGCACCTTCCCGATCGGCCCGTTCACCGTCACCGTCGACCGGGTCAACCACCCGGTCGAGACGTACGGGGTGCGGCTGGAGCACGACGGCCGCTCGTTGTGTTACTCGTCGGACACCGCGCCCTGCGACGCGCTGCTGCGGCTGGCCCAGAACGCCGACGTCTTCCTCTGCGAGGCCAGCTACCTCGACGGGGTGGACAACCCACCGGACCTGCACCTGACCGGCCGGGAGGCCGGCGAGACGGCGACCAAGGCCGTGGTGGGTCGGTTGCTGCTCACCCACCTGGTCGCGGCCTGGGGCAGCGAGGCCCACACCTTGGAGTCGGCGGCCTCCGCGTACACCGGACCGATCGACGTGGTCCGTCCCGGCGCCAGTTACGACGTCTGA
- a CDS encoding PLP-dependent cysteine synthase family protein, whose protein sequence is MARYDSLLDACGGTPLVGLPRLSPTVPDGAPPVRLWAKLEDRNPTGSIKDRAALFMVRAAEEAGRLRAGDTILEPTSGNTGISLAMVAKLRGYRLVCVMPENVSTERVQLLRMYGAEIIFSPAAGGSNQAVATAKQIAAEHPDWVMLYQYGNEANARAHYETTGPELLHDLPGITHFVAGLGTTGTLMGTGRYLREKVDGIQVVAAEPRYGELVYGLRNIDEGYVPELYDASVLSRRFSVGTRDAVLRTRQLVEVEGIFAGFSTGAILHAALAVAHEAVRDGRRADVAFVVCDGGWKYLSTGAYGGTLADAEDALEGQLWA, encoded by the coding sequence ATGGCGCGGTACGACAGTCTGCTCGACGCGTGCGGGGGCACGCCGCTGGTCGGTCTGCCCCGGCTCTCCCCGACGGTGCCCGACGGGGCACCGCCGGTGCGGCTCTGGGCCAAGCTGGAGGACCGGAACCCCACCGGCAGCATCAAGGATCGCGCGGCGCTGTTCATGGTGCGGGCGGCGGAGGAGGCCGGCCGGCTGCGGGCGGGTGACACCATCCTCGAACCGACGAGTGGCAACACCGGCATCTCGTTGGCGATGGTGGCCAAGCTGCGCGGCTACCGGTTGGTCTGCGTGATGCCGGAGAACGTCTCCACCGAGCGGGTCCAGCTGCTCCGGATGTACGGGGCCGAGATCATCTTCTCGCCGGCGGCGGGCGGTTCCAACCAGGCGGTCGCCACGGCCAAGCAGATCGCGGCGGAGCACCCCGACTGGGTGATGCTCTACCAGTACGGCAACGAGGCGAACGCTCGGGCGCACTACGAGACGACCGGGCCGGAGCTGCTGCACGACCTGCCCGGCATCACGCACTTCGTGGCCGGGCTGGGCACCACCGGCACGTTGATGGGCACCGGTCGTTACCTGCGGGAGAAGGTCGACGGCATCCAGGTCGTGGCCGCCGAGCCTCGGTACGGCGAGCTGGTCTACGGGCTGCGCAACATCGACGAGGGGTACGTGCCGGAGCTGTACGACGCCTCGGTGCTCTCCCGGCGGTTCTCGGTCGGCACCCGGGACGCGGTGCTGCGTACCCGGCAGCTCGTGGAGGTGGAGGGCATCTTCGCCGGCTTCTCCACGGGCGCCATCCTGCACGCCGCGCTCGCGGTGGCGCACGAGGCGGTCCGCGACGGCCGGCGTGCCGACGTGGCCTTCGTGGTCTGCGACGGTGGATGGAAGTACCTGTCCACCGGTGCGTACGGCGGCACGCTCGCCGACGCCGAGGACGCCCTGGAGGGGCAGCTCTGGGCCTGA